In Nymphaea colorata isolate Beijing-Zhang1983 chromosome 13, ASM883128v2, whole genome shotgun sequence, one DNA window encodes the following:
- the LOC116266838 gene encoding uncharacterized protein LOC116266838, producing the protein MMDPRFNHLGFSSQPMSVNAFENLGKGSVFLSGHCTDTVLRLDSPGSVTPQFPPPKGIKRKFGETIDGSLLVLGLGRSPSTSDTKESSETCTLTSAKETTDEETSMDLGLNFSLHLSNDKSTSPNGPPPNAHKVMDMDSTFHLQLSLSTGPAESDITSITPASVVNRNTNETVLVDDGSTCSRWASGSRLPPAVERVFDLNQSSANGDLNDDVPALSNVTPVPKGPAACTSGLTQPRNNTTKTCQFAGCGKGARGASGLCIAHGGGRRCQKPGCNKGAEGRTVYCKAHGGGRRCEYLGCTKSAEGRTDFCIAHGGGRRCGFSGGCTKAARGKSGLCIRHGGGKRCQRENCTKSAEGLSGLCISHGGGRRCQFPKCNKGAQGSTMFCKAHGGGKRCTFPGCTKGAEGSTPLCKGHGGGKRCSFQGGGVCTKSVHGGTKFCVAHGGGKRCAAPDCTKSARGRTNYCVRHGGGKRCKAEGCGKSAQGSTDFCKAHGGGKRCTWGQHLGPAAGQGVAQGPCDRFARGKTGLCQAHSALVQDKRVHGGGTLSQATVSSARHNRKLTISEVVKEKAEVMHIDFASGCGGESSLAAFGLLQGTSKKPVIVHGPSYPVVSLQSPAESCRRSDNATSVPEGRVHGGTLMALLRKGSFNGGNDPSEPSPSYTVSRWP; encoded by the coding sequence ATGATGGATCCCAGGTTTAATCACCTCGGATTTTCTTCGCAACCCATGTCTGTAAATGCTTTTGAGAATTTAGGTAAAGGCAGTGTATTCCTATCAGGGCATTGTACAGATACTGTCTTGAGGCTGGACTCCCCTGGTTCTGTCACACCTCAATTTCCACCACCAAAGGGCATAAAGAGGAAGTTTGGGGAAACCATTGATGGGTCTTTACTAGTCCTTGGCTTAGGCCGATCACCCAGTACCTCGGATACGAAGGAAAGCTCAGAGACTTGCACTCTAACATCAGCTAAAGAAACTACAGATGAAGAGACCTCCATGGATCTGGGCTTGAACTTTAGTCTTCACCTTAGCAATGACAAAAGTACAAGCCCCAATGGACCGCCGCCGAATGCTCACAAAGTGATGGACATGGATTCGACATTTCACCTCCAGTTGAGTCTTTCAACTGGACCTGCAGAGTCCGATATCACCAGTATCACTCCAGCATCCGTTGTTAACCGGAACACAAATGAAACCGTTTTAGTTGATGACGGTTCGACATGTTCTCGTTGGGCCTCGGGCAGTCGTCTGCCCCCTGCAGTAGAGCGAGTCTTTGATCTCAACCAAAGTTCAGCTAATGGTGATCTTAACGATGACGTTCCAGCATTATCAAATGTAACTCCGGTGCCGAAAGGCCCAGCTGCCTGTACTTCCGGGCTTACTCAACCACGTAACAATACCACAAAAACCTGCCAATTTGCAGGATGCGGGAAGGGAGCAAGGGGTGCCTCCGGGTTGTGCATTGCCCACGGAGGAGGCAGGAGGTGCCAGAAACCTGGCTGCAACAAAGGCGCCGAGGGGCGGACAGTGTACTGCAAAGCCCACGGCGGTGGCCGGAGGTGCGAGTACCTCGGCTGCACCAAGAGTGCGGAAGGGCGCACCGACTTCTGCATTGCTCACGGAGGCGGGAGGAGGTGTGGCTTCTCAGGAGGTTGCACCAAGGCAGCCAGAGGGAAGTCAGGCTTGTGTATCAGGCACGGTGGGGGTAAGAGGTGCCAGAGGGAGAACTGCACCAAGAGTGCAGAAGGGTTATCCGGGCTGTGCATCTCTCACGGAGGCGGCAGGCGATGTCAGTTCCCTAAATGCAACAAGGGTGCACAAGGCAGCACCATGTTCTGCAAGGCGCACGGCGGTGGCAAGCGGTGCACCTTCCCCGGGTGCACGAAGGGTGCAGAAGGGAGCACGCCTCTGTGCAAGGGGCATGGTGGCGGCAAGCGGTGCTCCTTTCAGGGCGGTGGTGTCTGCACCAAGAGCGTCCATGGCGGGACGAAATTCTGCGTTGCTCATGGAGGTGGCAAGAGGTGCGCGGCGCCGGACTGCACCAAGAGCGCCAGGGGAAGGACTAACTACTGCGTCAGGCATGGAGGTGGCAAGCGGTGCAAGGCAGAGGGCTGTGGCAAGAGCGCCCAGGGCAGCACCGACTTCTGCAAAGCGCACGGCGGTGGCAAACGGTGCACGTGGGGACAGCACCTCGGCCCAGCCGCCGGTCAAGGCGTTGCTCAGGGGCCCTGCGACAGGTTTGCGCGGGGAAAGACTGGTCTGTGCCAGGCGCACAGTGCGTTGGTGCAGGACAAGCGTGTGCACGGTGGTGGCACGCTCAGTCAGGCCACCGTCTCTTCCGCCCGCCACAACCGAAAACTCACCATATCTGAAGTGGTCAAGGAGAAGGCAGAAGTAATGCACATAGATTTTGCAAGTGGGTGCGGTGGAGAAAGCAGCCTGGCAGCATTCGGGCTCCTTCAGGGCACCTCTAAAAAACCTGTCATCGTGCATGGTCCTTCGTATCCTGTGGTCTCCCTGCAGTCTCCGGCGGAATCTTGCCGGCGCAGCGACAATGCCACTTCAGTGCCTGAAGGAAGAGTGCACGGAGGAACTCTGATGGCGTTGCTTAGGAAGGGTTCCTTCAACGGTGGAAATGATCCATCGGAGCCCAGCCCATCTTACACCGTCTCGCGCTGGCCGTGA